The following coding sequences lie in one Sorghum bicolor cultivar BTx623 chromosome 6, Sorghum_bicolor_NCBIv3, whole genome shotgun sequence genomic window:
- the LOC8082537 gene encoding protein trichome birefringence-like 8, producing the protein MHARHVLVPSVFLFVVALCTIALLPPPRWPRSTSFFQSSWLPPVNRKEHDSADDGHPCDYSDGRWVRDDAADVTTYTEECPFLDPGFRCTRNGRWDSSFRHWRWRPRRCDLPKFNATDMLEQSRNGRIVFAGDSIGRNQWESMVCMLAAAVPAAASASSPRVYEQSGKPISRHKGYLAMVFADYNLSVEYYRAPMIVMVHRFPAANATGRGAVRGAVRLDVLPRHADRWAGADVLVLNTGHWWNQHKTVKAGNYFMVGDRLNKTMDIKEAFRRSLQTVKDWELSSARFSKSHFFFRSYSPSHYSNGTWNTGGSCAGNREPLTTNVHFGEEYSWMNTMIAKMTEGIKSQGRKATFLNITHMTELRPDSHPSGHREPGTPPDAPEDCSHWCLPGVPDVWNQVLYAHLLSTGYGTRRKDR; encoded by the exons ATGCATGCGAGACACGTACTCGTCCCCTCCGTCTTCCTCTTCGTCGTCGCGCTCTGTACCATCGCCCTCCTACCCCCGCCTCGGTGGCCAAGGTCGACGTCGTTCTTCCAGTCGTCTTGGCTGCCTCCGGTGAACAGAAAAGAGCACGACAGCGCCGACGACGGTCACCCGTGCGACTATTCAGACGGACGATGGGTGAGGGACGATGCTGCCGACGTGACGACCTACACGGAGGAGTGCCCGTTCCTCGACCCCGGCTTCCGGTGCACCCGGAACGGCCGCTGGGATTCCTCCTTCCGGCACTGGCGGTGGCGTCCTCGCCGCTGTGACCTCCCTAA GTTCAACGCGACGGACATGCTGGAGCAGAGCCGGAACGGCAGGATCGTCTTCGCCGGAGACTCGATCGGCCGGAACCAGTGGGAGTCCATGGTGTGcatgctcgccgccgccgtgccggCCGCGGCCAGCGCGTCGTCGCCCAGAGTGTACGAGCAGTCCGGGAAGCCGATCAGCCGGCACAAGGGCTACCTCGCCATGGTTTTCGCCGACTACAACCTCTCCGTCGAGTACTACCGCGCGCCCATGATCGTGATGGTCCACCGGTTCCCCGCGGCAAACGCGACAGGCAGAGGCGCCGTGAGGGGAGCCGTCCGCCTGGACGTGCTGCCACGGCACGCCGACCGGTGGGCCGGCGCCGACGTGCTCGTGCTCAACACCGGCCACTGGTGGAACCAGCACAAAACCGTCAAGGC AGGGAACTATTTCATGGTTGGCGACCGCTTAAACAAAACCATGGACATCAAGGAAGCTTTTCGACGGTCCCTGCAAACGGTGAAAGATTGGGAATTGAGTAGTGCTCGATTTTCCAAAAGCCATTTCTTCTTCAGGAGCTATTCTCCCTCGCATTACAG CAATGGCACCTGGAACACTGGTGGCTCGTGCGCCGGCAACCGAGAACCACTGACCACTAACGTCCACTTCGGTGAAGAGTACTCATGGATGAACACAATGATTGCGAAGATGACAGAAGGTATCAAGAGCCAGGGAAGGAAGGCAACATTTCTAAACATCACTCACATGACGGAGCTCAGACCAGATAGCCACCCGTCAGGGCACAGGGAGCCCGGAACGCCGCCCGACGCGCCGGAGGACTGCAGCCACTGGTGCCTCCCCGGCGTGCCGGACGTTTGGAATCAGGTCCTCTACGCACATCTTTTGTCCACAGGGTATGGCACGCGCAGGAAGGATAGATAA